A stretch of the Filimonas lacunae genome encodes the following:
- a CDS encoding SusD/RagB family nutrient-binding outer membrane lipoprotein, translating into MNRKNWLLLLCLIALAGTSVSCKKELMKWNQNPNGADPNTTNPNLILSTVLTEAGRAYTDLGFQDIAGVMQHTQKDGWTPSHNEYDWGGSNTWTPYYDILRNNQLVYNRAVAGNMELQQGVCLVMKSMVFGLITDLWGDAPYTNALKGDLADVVYTLPAYDAQEVIYKGILADLEKANTLLSKAKAAYLNPIDGVDVYFQGDPIRWRKMANSLALRYYMRLSEKLPQIAREGIEKIAADPVNYPVISKTDASEDATMDFAGNSGTDSWPSNTVYDKDGSNYRRLKMCNTLVRILQSRQDPRLGVWAKKVDCFLLVDDNLPSGTGNVFATRDTVVAGESRKVRYVSPDVLAAKKLTLNDINQDVNFVGLPVALNGPAVYNLSPDAAQGSTNPHVSWLSDIYKQPKGTLLKSRFISAAEVHFILAEAAAVKGWAAGVAADHYKAGIQASLAAWGVASSYATYITQPQVAFNNTQQQIIEQKWIASWTAATEAWFDYKRTGLPALSAGPAAKAPVMPVRLYYMLDERNLNQANVNAANEKLETTIYSAYGANDVKNSPWSKPWIIQGTGKPW; encoded by the coding sequence ATGAATAGAAAGAACTGGTTACTGCTGCTTTGCTTGATAGCACTTGCAGGTACCTCCGTTTCCTGTAAAAAAGAACTGATGAAATGGAATCAGAACCCCAATGGCGCTGATCCGAATACTACCAACCCTAACCTTATTTTATCTACGGTGCTTACGGAAGCAGGAAGGGCATATACCGATCTGGGCTTCCAGGATATTGCGGGTGTGATGCAGCATACACAAAAAGACGGATGGACGCCCAGCCATAATGAGTATGACTGGGGTGGCTCTAACACATGGACGCCTTATTATGATATTTTGCGCAATAACCAACTGGTGTATAACCGGGCCGTTGCCGGCAATATGGAGTTGCAGCAGGGTGTATGCCTGGTGATGAAATCTATGGTGTTTGGTCTTATCACCGACTTATGGGGGGATGCGCCCTATACCAATGCCCTGAAAGGCGATCTGGCAGATGTAGTGTATACGCTGCCTGCCTATGATGCACAGGAGGTGATTTATAAAGGCATTCTGGCCGACCTGGAAAAGGCGAATACCTTGCTATCTAAAGCCAAGGCAGCCTACCTGAACCCGATAGATGGAGTGGATGTGTATTTTCAGGGCGATCCTATCCGGTGGCGCAAAATGGCCAATTCCTTAGCGCTCCGGTATTATATGCGCTTATCAGAGAAGCTGCCACAAATAGCCAGGGAAGGCATTGAAAAAATAGCAGCAGATCCGGTGAACTACCCTGTTATCAGTAAAACGGATGCTTCGGAAGATGCTACTATGGATTTTGCCGGTAACAGCGGTACCGATTCCTGGCCTTCCAATACCGTATATGATAAAGACGGCAGCAACTACAGACGTTTAAAAATGTGCAATACACTGGTGCGTATATTGCAAAGCCGTCAAGATCCCCGGTTAGGTGTTTGGGCTAAAAAAGTAGATTGTTTTTTACTGGTAGATGATAACCTGCCATCCGGTACAGGTAATGTATTCGCTACCAGGGATACGGTAGTGGCAGGTGAAAGCAGGAAGGTGCGTTATGTTTCGCCGGATGTACTTGCCGCTAAAAAACTGACCTTAAACGATATTAACCAGGATGTGAATTTTGTAGGACTTCCGGTTGCTTTAAATGGCCCGGCTGTATATAATCTTAGTCCTGATGCGGCACAGGGCTCTACCAATCCGCATGTATCCTGGCTCAGCGATATATACAAGCAGCCCAAAGGCACTTTATTAAAATCGCGGTTTATCTCTGCAGCAGAAGTACATTTTATACTGGCAGAAGCGGCAGCTGTAAAAGGCTGGGCAGCAGGTGTTGCCGCCGATCATTACAAAGCCGGCATCCAGGCTTCCCTGGCTGCATGGGGTGTAGCCAGCAGTTATGCCACTTATATTACGCAACCACAGGTCGCTTTTAACAATACGCAACAACAGATTATAGAACAAAAATGGATAGCCAGCTGGACGGCAGCTACCGAAGCCTGGTTTGATTATAAAAGAACCGGATTACCCGCACTGAGTGCAGGCCCAGCCGCCAAAGCACCGGTAATGCCTGTAAGGTTATACTATATGCTGGACGAACGTAATTTAAACCAGGCGAATGTAAATGCAGCCAATGAAAAGCTGGAAACGACTATCTATTCCGCTTACGGTGCTAATGATGTTAAAAACAGTCCCTGGTCAAAACCCTGGATCATCCAGGGCACAGGCAAACCGTGGTAA
- a CDS encoding DUF4249 domain-containing protein, whose product MHVRWVTALMAIVILAIAGCKKVISVSLAGADSKYVIEGKLDNTSGCSVLLSTTEDINTVSGFQGVDSAVVTLTVAGDSLIYLKRIKKGSYYTSYTGEPGKTYSLQVVINGNVFTASSTMPQQVNMNSLYVSNRNIAGKKKYVPVVTYSDPAAIANYYNFVQVVNRKSAGLVFIQEDHLTNGNDVSLPLLLTGTTITDSYLTEIDKGDSLQVEMQCIDANVYRYWYSLKTGASGEGLMATPANPVSNITGGALGYFSAHTSQVKKMKVED is encoded by the coding sequence ATGCACGTTCGATGGGTGACAGCACTGATGGCTATAGTAATACTGGCCATAGCTGGTTGCAAAAAGGTAATTAGTGTTTCTTTGGCAGGTGCCGATAGCAAATATGTGATAGAAGGGAAGCTGGATAATACCAGTGGATGCAGTGTGTTGCTGTCTACTACAGAAGATATTAACACGGTAAGTGGTTTTCAGGGTGTGGATAGTGCAGTGGTGACGCTTACGGTGGCGGGTGATTCTTTAATTTACCTGAAGCGAATTAAAAAAGGATCTTATTACACCTCCTATACAGGAGAGCCCGGTAAAACCTATTCTTTACAGGTGGTGATTAATGGAAATGTATTTACCGCTTCCAGCACCATGCCGCAACAGGTAAACATGAACTCACTGTATGTGAGTAATCGGAATATAGCCGGCAAAAAAAAGTATGTGCCCGTAGTTACCTATTCCGATCCTGCTGCCATAGCCAATTATTATAATTTTGTACAGGTGGTGAACCGTAAATCAGCTGGATTGGTCTTTATACAGGAAGATCATTTAACCAATGGCAACGATGTAAGTTTACCTTTGTTACTTACCGGTACCACCATTACCGATAGTTATTTAACGGAAATAGACAAAGGAGATTCGCTGCAGGTTGAAATGCAATGTATTGATGCCAATGTGTATAGATACTGGTATAGCTTAAAAACCGGCGCCAGCGGGGAGGGTTTAATGGCTACGCCGGCCAACCCGGTAAGTAATATCACAGGCGGCGCATTGGGCTATTTCAGTGCACATACATCTCAGGTGAAAAAGATGAAGGTGGAGGATTGA
- a CDS encoding SusC/RagA family TonB-linked outer membrane protein — protein MSLKNSWLKMHFVCWPLLLLLCCAANLRAQTGAPSAAGIVKNEQGEPLKDVYVTVENAADKTLETTLTSDRGIFVFTKLPPGGPYHFTFKHVGYMADTLKGHMITETSKLTLSVILRQQNKNLDQVVVTALGIKREKKSLGYSVEELDGKEFVRVNQENFLNAMSGKIAGVTINSTGGTGSSVSMIIRGATSLSSDNQPLFVVDGVPLANTLNNISQIGTNNKVDYGNAIADLNMDNIENVSILKGAAAAALYGSRAGNGVVLITTKSGKNAKKMTVNASFNTVFDIPYKFLKWQTKFGAGQLAAIPVSRSGNPLTNPFGSLIQENVDGTFGAQLDMGYEEVQWNSPTDENGKKVAMPLVSHKNNVKNFVQTGVTAITNVSLANNNEWITYRLSYANMRNRGIIPGTDLFKNSINLNSSVKLTSRFSISTNIDFSRNNSNNRPAGDRGTNSLQWAYSVSPHIDLRDLQNYWMPGQEGFQQRTQYNGSFNNPYFIAYEVRNGFVRDRVFGNIRADWTIIPHLTLMARYALDNYDEKRETIVPVSYLDNKNGAYGIINLNNYERNADFLLTYKSRSGVFDYSFSAGGNARYQFWKNITTATKDGTGLIVPGVYTIQNILPENLNYANNRYKKGVNSVYGMANIGYKDKIYLDLTGRTDWSSTLPNASSYFYPSASLSVLVSEIARLHSDKVNLIKLRGSIAQVANDAGPYQLTTTLANAGTWGSIPRLTTSGTLLNPYLKPETATSYEGGADVAFFHNRLRFSATYYISENKNQIFNTKTPPSSGYSSKNINAGLLRSRGIELTLGGTPVKTKDWGLDLNLNFTRNRTKIISLSDNMPYYTLWEEGKGGAWTYLGEDIGDIYDAQLVTVKDKNSPYYGFPLLDNNGKWQSIDAINTRNKIGNFNPKFIMGMQATVSYKNFSLSMTFDWRNGGDFVSQTYRYGEEHGNSQLFLDKLTNPGNKRGTELRDYLVSHQDELIKPKGNHFPLVGGPTPEYNSFPFVYGAYVLPYGGVFIPGVTASGYDASGNPTGYTENLGGAGTKTLPYAGSTAWSFTQAFLFPASYLKLREVSFAYALPAKALKALKLQQASFSVYSRNIILWTAAKIGIDPENAYQPSTDVQGSGMQFKQGIERYNVTPWAIPVGAKLNVTF, from the coding sequence ATGAGCTTAAAAAACAGCTGGTTAAAAATGCACTTCGTGTGCTGGCCCTTGTTACTGCTACTATGTTGTGCAGCAAACCTGCGGGCACAAACAGGCGCCCCGTCTGCCGCGGGCATTGTAAAAAATGAACAGGGCGAACCTTTAAAAGATGTATATGTAACGGTAGAGAACGCTGCGGATAAAACGTTGGAAACCACACTTACCAGCGATAGAGGCATCTTTGTATTTACCAAACTTCCTCCCGGTGGGCCTTATCATTTCACTTTTAAGCATGTGGGCTATATGGCAGACACGTTGAAAGGGCATATGATCACCGAAACCAGCAAGTTAACACTCTCTGTTATTTTACGCCAACAGAATAAGAACCTGGACCAGGTAGTGGTAACTGCCCTGGGTATTAAAAGAGAAAAGAAATCGCTGGGCTACTCGGTAGAAGAGCTGGACGGTAAAGAATTTGTACGGGTGAACCAGGAGAATTTTCTCAATGCCATGTCTGGTAAAATAGCGGGTGTTACCATCAACTCCACAGGCGGCACCGGTTCTTCTGTAAGCATGATCATTCGTGGAGCCACCTCCCTCAGCAGCGATAACCAGCCCTTGTTTGTGGTGGATGGTGTGCCGTTGGCCAATACGCTGAACAACATCAGCCAGATAGGTACTAACAACAAAGTAGACTATGGTAATGCTATTGCTGATCTGAATATGGATAACATTGAAAACGTGTCTATCCTGAAAGGTGCTGCCGCTGCTGCGTTGTATGGCTCCCGGGCAGGTAATGGTGTGGTGCTTATTACTACTAAAAGCGGTAAGAATGCCAAAAAGATGACGGTGAACGCATCGTTCAATACTGTGTTTGATATTCCCTATAAGTTTCTGAAATGGCAAACCAAATTTGGCGCAGGACAACTGGCAGCCATCCCGGTTTCAAGAAGTGGTAACCCGCTTACCAATCCCTTTGGCAGCCTGATACAGGAAAATGTAGATGGCACCTTTGGCGCTCAACTGGATATGGGATATGAAGAAGTACAATGGAACAGTCCTACCGATGAAAATGGTAAAAAGGTAGCCATGCCATTGGTATCGCATAAAAACAACGTAAAAAACTTTGTGCAAACAGGTGTTACCGCCATCACCAACGTATCACTGGCCAATAACAATGAATGGATCACGTACCGGCTATCCTATGCCAATATGCGTAACAGGGGCATTATTCCCGGTACAGACCTGTTTAAAAACTCCATTAACCTCAATTCCAGTGTAAAGCTTACTTCCCGGTTTAGCATCAGCACCAATATTGATTTTAGCAGAAACAACAGCAACAACAGGCCCGCGGGCGACAGGGGCACCAACTCCCTGCAATGGGCTTACAGTGTATCTCCACATATTGACTTACGCGATCTGCAAAACTATTGGATGCCGGGGCAGGAAGGCTTTCAGCAACGTACCCAGTACAACGGCTCTTTTAACAACCCTTATTTCATAGCGTATGAAGTAAGGAATGGTTTTGTAAGGGATCGCGTGTTCGGGAACATCCGGGCAGATTGGACCATTATTCCGCACTTAACCCTGATGGCCAGGTATGCGCTGGATAACTATGACGAAAAGCGCGAAACCATTGTGCCGGTAAGTTACCTCGATAATAAAAATGGAGCATACGGCATTATCAACCTGAATAACTATGAAAGAAACGCCGATTTCCTGTTAACGTATAAAAGTAGATCCGGTGTGTTTGATTATTCCTTTTCGGCAGGTGGCAATGCGCGTTACCAGTTCTGGAAAAACATCACCACTGCTACCAAAGACGGTACAGGCCTGATTGTGCCGGGTGTATATACCATTCAGAATATTTTACCGGAGAACCTGAATTATGCTAATAACCGGTATAAGAAAGGCGTGAACAGCGTATACGGCATGGCCAATATTGGCTATAAAGATAAAATATATCTTGACCTTACCGGCCGTACCGATTGGTCTAGCACGCTGCCTAATGCATCGTCCTATTTTTATCCATCTGCTTCGCTGAGTGTATTGGTGAGTGAAATAGCCAGGTTACATTCCGATAAAGTGAACCTGATAAAACTAAGAGGTAGCATTGCCCAGGTGGCCAATGATGCCGGACCTTACCAGTTAACCACCACGCTGGCCAATGCAGGCACCTGGGGCAGTATTCCCCGGTTAACTACTTCGGGCACCTTATTGAATCCTTATCTGAAACCCGAAACCGCTACTTCTTATGAAGGGGGAGCAGATGTGGCTTTCTTCCATAACAGGCTTCGTTTTTCGGCCACTTACTATATCTCTGAAAACAAGAACCAGATCTTTAACACCAAAACACCACCTTCCTCCGGTTACTCCTCCAAAAATATCAATGCCGGTTTGCTGAGAAGCAGAGGTATTGAGTTAACGCTGGGAGGTACCCCGGTAAAAACCAAAGACTGGGGGCTGGATCTGAACCTGAACTTTACACGTAACAGAACCAAGATCATCAGCTTGTCGGACAACATGCCTTATTATACTTTATGGGAAGAAGGCAAAGGTGGTGCGTGGACTTACCTGGGCGAAGACATTGGTGACATTTACGATGCACAACTGGTTACTGTAAAAGATAAAAATTCCCCTTATTACGGATTCCCGTTACTGGATAACAACGGTAAATGGCAAAGCATTGACGCCATCAACACCCGTAACAAGATCGGTAATTTTAACCCTAAGTTTATTATGGGTATGCAGGCTACGGTAAGCTATAAAAACTTTAGCCTGAGCATGACGTTCGATTGGCGCAACGGTGGCGATTTTGTTTCGCAAACCTACCGTTACGGTGAGGAGCATGGCAATTCACAATTGTTCCTGGATAAGCTTACCAACCCCGGCAATAAACGTGGTACTGAGCTGAGAGATTACCTGGTAAGTCATCAGGATGAACTGATAAAACCTAAAGGCAACCATTTTCCACTGGTAGGCGGCCCAACGCCGGAGTATAATAGTTTTCCGTTTGTATACGGCGCTTATGTGTTGCCCTATGGTGGCGTGTTTATACCGGGTGTTACTGCATCTGGTTACGATGCCAGTGGCAACCCCACCGGTTATACAGAAAACCTGGGTGGTGCAGGCACCAAAACACTACCTTATGCAGGTAGCACCGCCTGGTCGTTTACCCAGGCATTTTTATTCCCCGCTTCTTATCTGAAGCTGCGCGAAGTATCCTTTGCCTATGCCTTACCTGCCAAAGCCTTGAAAGCATTGAAACTACAACAGGCCAGCTTTTCTGTGTACAGCAGGAATATCATTTTATGGACAGCTGCTAAAATAGGCATCGACCCGGAAAACGCCTATCAGCCTTCTACCGATGTACAAGGCTCAGGCATGCAGTTTAAGCAGGGTATTGAAAGATACAACGTAACCCCTTGGGCTATTCCTGTGGGCGCTAAACTCAACGTAACTTTTTAA
- a CDS encoding putative quinol monooxygenase, producing MPAIHHTLLSVLLIIGILTTGTQSALAQQDQRKIRIAKLEIHPAYLTAYKAALAEHAKIAVQVEKGVLALQAVYDKAHPELVTVFEIYASEEAYQAHLKTPHFLKYKSSTLPMVKSLELVDVAPIAIEIKPKLQKHPI from the coding sequence ATGCCAGCCATCCATCACACGCTCCTCTCAGTACTACTGATCATCGGCATCCTTACTACAGGCACCCAAAGTGCATTGGCGCAACAGGATCAAAGGAAAATACGCATTGCAAAGCTGGAAATACACCCCGCTTATCTTACTGCCTATAAAGCGGCACTGGCTGAACATGCTAAAATAGCGGTGCAGGTAGAAAAAGGCGTACTGGCCTTGCAGGCGGTTTATGACAAAGCACACCCCGAGCTCGTTACTGTTTTTGAAATATATGCCAGTGAAGAAGCCTACCAGGCGCATTTGAAAACTCCGCATTTTTTAAAGTACAAAAGCAGTACACTGCCTATGGTAAAATCGTTGGAGTTAGTGGATGTGGCACCTATAGCTATAGAAATAAAGCCTAAACTGCAAAAGCACCCTATATAA
- a CDS encoding FecR family protein produces MNISEIVIERFFRGTCSEEEKAAVMAYFKDHPDSWAQYVTPESWQHFQPSEALPSAVSDKMRNVIEASVAQKARLRTMVRKGLVAAAVLLPLIIAALLVTRDKRPAQDKLAMASGAADSLWVQLQNTTNKSKVLTLTDGSKVTLEPESAIKYRKDFSKKDRVVYLTGQALFSVTGNRKQPFMVHAGGLTTTVLGTVFKITAWNNRAKNIRVQLLSGKVMVTPDSLLPDESMRTTYLQPGQELQYNALRKLITVNSINEQQGKVPAIATTVVPARKILDALTFNDEPLMNVFSDIEAKCGVRFVYNKSILTDRNFTGSFTVGKDSLSIFLSDIAALNNLTINTKENVVYITP; encoded by the coding sequence ATGAATATCTCAGAAATAGTAATAGAACGGTTTTTCAGGGGTACATGCAGTGAGGAAGAAAAGGCAGCGGTGATGGCTTATTTTAAAGATCATCCGGATAGCTGGGCGCAATATGTTACACCCGAAAGCTGGCAGCATTTTCAACCATCAGAAGCGTTGCCGTCTGCTGTTTCTGACAAAATGCGGAACGTTATTGAAGCAAGTGTGGCACAGAAAGCCAGGCTGAGAACCATGGTACGCAAAGGATTAGTGGCAGCAGCCGTGTTATTGCCCTTGATCATTGCCGCATTGTTGGTTACCAGGGACAAAAGGCCGGCACAGGATAAGCTGGCAATGGCATCGGGTGCGGCAGATAGCTTATGGGTGCAGTTGCAAAATACCACAAATAAAAGCAAGGTGCTTACATTAACAGATGGCAGTAAAGTAACGCTGGAACCAGAGAGTGCAATAAAATACCGGAAAGATTTTAGTAAGAAAGACAGGGTAGTGTATTTAACAGGACAGGCCTTGTTTTCAGTAACAGGCAACCGGAAGCAACCTTTTATGGTACATGCCGGAGGATTGACCACCACTGTGCTGGGTACGGTGTTTAAGATAACTGCCTGGAACAACCGGGCTAAGAACATCCGGGTGCAGTTGTTAAGTGGTAAAGTGATGGTAACGCCAGATAGCTTGCTGCCGGATGAAAGCATGCGCACTACCTACCTGCAACCGGGACAAGAGCTGCAATACAATGCACTCAGAAAATTGATAACCGTTAACAGTATCAACGAGCAGCAAGGCAAAGTGCCCGCTATAGCAACTACAGTAGTGCCTGCCCGTAAAATACTGGATGCACTAACATTTAATGATGAACCGCTAATGAATGTGTTCAGTGACATAGAAGCAAAGTGCGGTGTTCGTTTTGTGTATAATAAGAGTATTCTGACAGATCGCAATTTTACCGGCTCCTTTACAGTAGGTAAAGATTCCTTAAGCATATTCCTGTCGGACATTGCTGCATTAAATAATCTAACAATTAATACAAAGGAAAACGTGGTGTACATCACACCCTAA
- a CDS encoding Crp/Fnr family transcriptional regulator: MVHPLRKHIESISKLTDEEFEHVLTHFTPVKYKKHTQLVREGDLVKQEYFVLKGCLRSYITDSTGKDFTYSFAAETWWVTEREAFTKHQPATTTVECLEDCELLALTHENRMKLGRDLWKYEHYVAEKTNLGYIALQKRLQLMITGSAKERFEQFVAQYPHLYNRVPKTMIASYLGVSRETLSRLYRK, translated from the coding sequence ATGGTGCATCCCTTACGGAAACATATTGAATCGATCAGCAAGCTCACTGATGAAGAGTTTGAGCATGTACTCACGCATTTCACCCCCGTAAAATACAAGAAACACACCCAACTGGTAAGAGAAGGCGACCTGGTAAAACAGGAATATTTCGTATTAAAAGGCTGCCTGCGTTCCTATATCACGGATAGCACCGGCAAAGATTTCACTTATAGCTTTGCTGCTGAAACCTGGTGGGTAACAGAAAGGGAAGCCTTTACCAAACACCAACCCGCCACTACCACCGTAGAATGCCTGGAAGATTGCGAACTGTTAGCGCTTACCCATGAAAACAGGATGAAGCTGGGCAGGGATCTGTGGAAATACGAGCATTATGTAGCCGAGAAAACCAATCTTGGATATATTGCCCTGCAAAAGCGCTTACAGCTGATGATCACCGGCAGTGCCAAAGAACGTTTTGAACAATTTGTAGCACAATACCCGCACTTATATAACCGCGTACCTAAAACTATGATCGCTTCTTACCTGGGCGTTTCGCGGGAAACCTTAAGTCGTTTGTACCGGAAATAA
- a CDS encoding sigma-70 family RNA polymerase sigma factor: MCNTLQDIKDGNLDSFRAAYQEYHVKLYYYAFKHTQSEYLAEETVQLSFIKLWEKRASLSNHFDLSVQLFRIAKSIMIDLIRKQKVQQTHQHAFAETVAQYIETDLTPKYTLHKVYDHIEKLSPLRKLVFKLNRFEGLSHKEIAEKLSISPKAVENQILRAVRQLKDALMLAFILWLQSRR, translated from the coding sequence ATGTGTAATACATTACAGGATATAAAAGACGGCAACCTGGACAGTTTTAGAGCTGCCTACCAGGAATACCATGTTAAGCTGTATTACTATGCATTCAAGCATACCCAGAGCGAATACCTGGCCGAGGAAACCGTACAACTGAGTTTTATCAAGTTATGGGAAAAAAGAGCTTCGCTTTCTAATCATTTCGATTTGTCTGTTCAGCTGTTTCGCATTGCTAAAAGCATTATGATTGACCTGATACGGAAACAAAAGGTGCAGCAAACCCACCAGCATGCTTTTGCTGAAACAGTGGCGCAGTACATAGAAACAGATCTTACTCCAAAATATACTCTACATAAAGTATATGATCATATAGAAAAGTTATCGCCCCTCCGCAAACTGGTATTTAAGCTCAATCGTTTTGAAGGGTTGTCTCATAAAGAAATAGCAGAAAAGCTTTCCATTTCTCCCAAAGCTGTAGAAAATCAGATACTGCGTGCCGTGCGTCAGCTGAAAGATGCGCTGATGCTCGCTTTTATACTCTGGCTGCAATCCCGCCGTTAG
- a CDS encoding MBL fold metallo-hydrolase: MTLQNSISLKGLLTIGAMIGIFLSANAQSTSTASPSQTSTYQMPLGNFEVIAISDGTIALNLHTLLHDATPGELDSLMQQHFPDSIAQTAITAFLVKGNGQQILMDAGCGSFFGASLGKVTTNLLAAGTRPEDINAVLLTHLHADHVGGLVNNGNRVFTNAMLYISQPEADFWLNAANKATANKRAQPFFDGAQAAIAPYQKAGKVKTFQPGAQLFPGISSAPSFGHTPGESFYILESKGQKLMFWGDVIHAGAIQFANPSITIDFDVDLAAAEATRKKAFTDAVKKGYWIAAPHLAFPGIGHVKAVGKRYEWVPVNGGGVVTKVSR, translated from the coding sequence ATGACTTTACAAAATTCAATTTCCCTGAAAGGGCTGTTAACGATAGGCGCAATGATAGGTATATTTTTATCAGCCAATGCACAAAGCACCAGCACTGCGTCCCCCTCACAAACAAGTACTTATCAAATGCCACTGGGCAATTTTGAGGTAATTGCTATATCAGACGGCACTATTGCACTAAACCTGCATACCTTATTGCACGATGCCACGCCCGGCGAACTGGACAGCCTGATGCAACAGCATTTTCCGGATAGCATTGCACAAACAGCCATTACTGCCTTCCTGGTAAAAGGCAACGGTCAACAGATTTTAATGGATGCCGGATGCGGCAGCTTCTTTGGAGCCTCATTGGGGAAAGTAACTACGAATTTGCTGGCAGCAGGCACTCGTCCGGAAGATATCAATGCCGTACTGCTTACCCATTTACATGCAGACCATGTAGGGGGACTGGTAAATAATGGTAACAGGGTATTTACCAACGCCATGCTATACATTTCCCAGCCGGAAGCGGATTTCTGGCTGAACGCAGCCAACAAGGCCACCGCTAACAAACGCGCACAACCCTTTTTCGATGGAGCGCAGGCTGCTATAGCACCGTATCAAAAGGCCGGTAAAGTAAAAACCTTTCAACCTGGCGCACAGTTATTCCCTGGTATCAGCTCTGCTCCCTCTTTCGGGCATACACCGGGAGAAAGCTTTTATATACTGGAAAGCAAGGGACAAAAGCTGATGTTTTGGGGTGATGTAATACATGCAGGCGCTATACAATTTGCTAACCCCTCTATTACTATTGATTTTGATGTAGACCTGGCTGCTGCGGAAGCTACACGTAAGAAAGCATTTACCGATGCGGTTAAAAAAGGCTACTGGATTGCAGCGCCACACCTGGCTTTTCCGGGCATTGGTCATGTGAAAGCGGTGGGCAAACGTTATGAGTGGGTGCCGGTGAATGGTGGGGGAGTTGTTACGAAAGTATCCCGTTAA